One window of Silvimonas iriomotensis genomic DNA carries:
- the map gene encoding type I methionyl aminopeptidase: MSVAIRTPEEIEKMRVAGRLGAELLDFITPHVQPGVTTEELDRLCHDYMLNVQHTIPAPLGYQPPGYTPYPKSICTSVNNVICHGIPNDKPLKNGDTVNIDVTVIKDGYHGDNSRMFMVGDKVPAHARRLAQVTFDSMWIGIEQIKPGAHLGDIGEAIQRYAEKAGYSVVREFCGHGIGDHFHEDPQVLHYGKAGTGIELKPGMIFTVEPMINAGKREIRAMPDGWTIVTKDRSLSAQYEHTVLVTETGYEILTMSAGVQPKPEKYLLG, encoded by the coding sequence ATGTCAGTAGCGATCCGAACACCGGAAGAAATCGAAAAAATGCGCGTGGCCGGCCGGCTGGGCGCAGAGCTGCTCGATTTCATCACCCCGCACGTCCAGCCCGGTGTCACCACCGAAGAGCTGGACCGCCTGTGCCACGACTATATGCTCAACGTGCAGCACACCATTCCCGCGCCGCTGGGTTATCAGCCGCCCGGCTACACGCCGTACCCGAAGTCGATCTGCACCTCGGTCAACAACGTGATCTGCCACGGTATTCCCAACGACAAACCGTTGAAAAACGGCGACACCGTAAACATTGACGTGACCGTGATCAAAGACGGTTACCACGGCGACAACAGCCGCATGTTCATGGTGGGCGACAAGGTGCCGGCCCACGCCAGACGCCTGGCGCAAGTCACCTTTGACAGCATGTGGATCGGTATCGAACAGATCAAGCCGGGCGCGCATCTGGGCGATATCGGTGAAGCCATCCAGCGTTACGCCGAAAAAGCCGGTTACTCTGTGGTGCGCGAGTTCTGCGGCCACGGCATTGGCGATCATTTCCATGAAGATCCGCAGGTCTTGCACTATGGCAAAGCGGGGACGGGTATCGAGCTCAAACCGGGCATGATCTTTACCGTGGAACCGATGATCAACGCCGGCAAGCGCGAAATCCGCGCCATGCCCGATGGCTGGACCATCGTGACCAAGGACCGTTCGCTGTCTGCCCAGTATGAGCACACCGTGCTGGTCACTGAAACCGGTTATGAGATCCTGACCATGTCGGCCGGCGTGCAACCCAAGCCCGAAAAATACCTGCTCGGATAA
- the ppsR gene encoding posphoenolpyruvate synthetase regulatory kinase/phosphorylase PpsR → MIRTAFFVSGRTAITAEMLGHSLITQFDDVSFRRIVLPFIDTEEKALQAVAQIKAQAEADQCRPVVFSTFISENLRQLFVMEEALTLDFFETFIGPLEKELERQSSHTAGKVHAITNFEEYKDRIDAVNFATTHDDGGMAKNLQDADVILVGVSRAGKTPTCLYLALQYGIKAANYPFTPEDFADHRLPKPLHPFRNKLIGITIEPARLSQIRQSRKPDSQYAQLSTCEQEVALAESLMQHENIPFLNTTRLSIEELSTTIMVKAGLKRRCY, encoded by the coding sequence ATGATCCGCACCGCTTTTTTCGTCTCTGGCCGTACCGCTATCACCGCAGAAATGCTGGGGCACAGCCTGATTACGCAGTTTGATGACGTGAGTTTTCGCCGCATCGTGCTGCCATTTATTGATACCGAGGAAAAAGCACTGCAAGCCGTGGCGCAGATCAAGGCGCAGGCCGAGGCCGATCAGTGCCGGCCGGTGGTGTTTTCCACGTTTATCAGCGAAAACCTGCGTCAGCTGTTTGTGATGGAAGAAGCACTGACGCTGGATTTTTTCGAGACCTTTATCGGCCCGCTGGAAAAAGAACTGGAGCGCCAGTCCAGCCACACCGCCGGCAAAGTGCACGCCATTACCAACTTTGAAGAATACAAAGACCGGATCGACGCGGTGAATTTCGCCACCACGCATGACGACGGGGGCATGGCAAAGAACCTGCAGGATGCGGACGTGATCCTGGTGGGTGTGTCGCGCGCGGGCAAAACGCCCACGTGTCTGTATCTGGCACTGCAATACGGCATCAAGGCCGCCAACTACCCGTTCACGCCGGAAGACTTTGCCGATCACCGCTTGCCCAAGCCGCTGCACCCGTTTCGCAACAAGTTGATCGGCATCACCATTGAGCCGGCGCGCTTGTCGCAGATCCGCCAGTCACGCAAGCCGGATAGCCAGTACGCGCAGCTGTCTACCTGCGAGCAGGAAGTGGCGCTGGCAGAAAGCCTGATGCAACACGAAAACATTCCGTTCCTGAACACCACACGCCTGTCGATTGAAGAGTTGTCGACCACCATCATGGTCAAGGCCGGGCTCAAACGACGTTGTTATTAG
- a CDS encoding aspartate aminotransferase family protein produces the protein MSFTRADFDQYMVPNYSPAAFVPVRGEGSRVWDQAGREYIDFGGGIAVNSLGHCHPALVKALHEQGSKLWHLSNVFTNEPALALAKKLVDNTFAERVFFCNSGAEANEAALKLARRAAIERFGEKKNKVLAAYNSFHGRTFFTVCVGGQTKYSDGFGPKPEGIFHFDFNDLDSFKALIDDDTACVIIEPIQGEGGVTPADKAFLQAIRELCDKHNAFLIFDEVQSGNGRSGQLFAYQHYGVTPDILSTAKGLGGGFPIGAMLTTENLARHLAVGTHGTTYGGNPLACAVAGAVMDVITDPAVLAGVAAKAELIRSKLTEIGQRYPIFKEVRGLGLLIGAELTDQYKGRARDVLNLSVEEGAMILMAGPDVLRFAPSLVMPDADIAEGLARVERAIARVVG, from the coding sequence ATGTCTTTTACCAGAGCCGATTTTGACCAATACATGGTCCCCAACTACTCGCCCGCCGCATTTGTGCCGGTGCGTGGTGAAGGTAGCCGCGTGTGGGATCAGGCCGGTCGTGAATACATCGACTTTGGTGGCGGTATTGCGGTGAACTCGCTGGGCCATTGCCATCCGGCGCTGGTCAAGGCGCTGCATGAGCAAGGCAGCAAGCTGTGGCATCTGTCTAACGTGTTCACCAACGAGCCTGCGCTGGCGCTGGCCAAAAAGCTGGTCGACAACACCTTTGCCGAGCGCGTGTTCTTCTGTAATTCGGGTGCAGAAGCCAACGAAGCGGCGCTCAAGCTGGCGCGCCGCGCGGCCATTGAGCGCTTTGGCGAAAAGAAGAACAAGGTGCTGGCGGCGTACAACTCGTTCCACGGCCGTACCTTTTTCACCGTTTGCGTCGGCGGCCAGACCAAGTATTCCGATGGCTTCGGCCCCAAGCCGGAAGGCATTTTCCACTTTGATTTCAACGATCTGGATTCCTTCAAAGCGTTGATTGATGACGACACCGCTTGCGTGATCATCGAGCCGATCCAGGGCGAAGGCGGTGTAACGCCGGCTGACAAGGCATTTTTGCAGGCCATCCGCGAGCTGTGCGACAAACACAATGCCTTCCTGATTTTTGATGAAGTGCAAAGCGGTAACGGCCGCTCCGGCCAGCTGTTTGCCTACCAGCACTACGGCGTGACGCCGGATATTCTTTCTACCGCCAAGGGTCTGGGCGGCGGTTTCCCGATCGGCGCCATGCTGACAACAGAAAACCTGGCCCGACACCTGGCCGTCGGCACCCATGGCACCACGTACGGCGGCAACCCGCTGGCGTGCGCTGTTGCCGGTGCCGTCATGGATGTCATTACCGATCCGGCCGTGCTGGCTGGTGTGGCTGCCAAGGCAGAGCTGATTCGCAGCAAGCTGACCGAAATCGGCCAGCGTTACCCGATCTTCAAAGAAGTACGCGGTCTGGGGCTGTTGATTGGCGCAGAACTGACCGACCAGTACAAGGGCCGTGCCCGTGACGTGCTCAATCTGTCGGTCGAAGAAGGCGCCATGATCCTGATGGCAGGCCCGGATGTGCTGCGCTTTGCGCCGTCGCTGGTGATGCCGGATGCGGATATCGCGGAAGGCCTGGCCCGCGTGGAGCGTGCCATTGCCCGCGTGGTGGGTTAA
- a CDS encoding [protein-PII] uridylyltransferase, whose product MTALRSVVALREHHAAQKAELHRKFSDPAKAAPLLQALAHLTDRTLIELWDRHGFEADMLLVAVGGYGRGELYPYSDIDLLMLLPDQPSPALLEKLEIFIGELWDIGLEVGHSVRTLPDCLAEAEKDITVQTALLESRCLTGDQQRFAEFRHTVYQHIDPKEFFDAKLLEQQARYARFQNATYKLEPNVKEAPGGLRDLHLIGWIGAALGLGNNWRKLAALGMLTHEESQKLRRAERVLRCIRIQLHWTAKRHEDRILFDYQNPMAADFGYVDNQKQRASEQLMAQYYLAARIVTQLTPLLVRALRTQIFSQIGVEVTPLNERFQLRGPVLEITRPDVFQQDPSAILELFLVFEQENYAADIAPETLRALWHARARIDDEFRANPRNKALFIDLFRQPAGLTRIMRRMNQYGVLGRYIPEFGKIVGRMQHDLFHVYTVDEHTLMVLRNVRRFAVAAFTHEYPFCSRLIAEFERPEALYIAALFHDIGKGRGGDHSELGEKIAAEFCNEHPLDAQDRKLIPWLVKHHLVMSSFAQKRDVYDPEVVEEFANLVGDQRHLVALYLLTVADIRGTSPKVWNAWKAKLLEDLYKATQRFLSARSVPVQTWLEDRQSEALRLLRLYGLRDDAHQAFWDQLDTIYFLRHDAREIAWHTRQLFSRIDTDVPVVRAKLSESGEGLQVMVYTKDAADLFARICAFFEKAGYSIFDAHIHTTRHGYALDSFYVYIPDHQKDGYRDLIGYVEYELANQIARQAPLTAPGKARLSRQLKHFPIQPRVEISADERGGKYQVLSITAGDRTGLLSTIAGILAANRIEIQSAKIMTLGERAEDNFLISGQILGDERAVRHLEGDLLAALQL is encoded by the coding sequence ATGACCGCCCTGCGCTCAGTCGTTGCCCTGCGAGAACACCACGCGGCCCAGAAAGCCGAACTACACCGCAAATTCAGCGATCCGGCCAAAGCCGCGCCGCTGTTGCAGGCACTGGCGCACCTGACTGACCGCACGCTCATCGAGCTGTGGGACCGGCATGGTTTTGAAGCAGACATGCTGCTGGTGGCGGTGGGCGGTTACGGCCGCGGCGAGTTGTATCCGTATTCGGATATCGACTTGCTGATGCTGCTGCCCGACCAGCCCTCGCCCGCCTTGCTGGAAAAGCTGGAAATCTTTATCGGCGAGTTGTGGGACATCGGCCTGGAAGTGGGCCACAGCGTGCGCACCCTGCCCGACTGCCTGGCCGAGGCGGAAAAAGACATCACCGTACAAACGGCCCTGCTGGAATCCCGCTGCCTGACGGGTGACCAGCAGCGCTTTGCCGAATTCCGCCATACGGTGTACCAGCACATTGATCCCAAAGAGTTTTTTGACGCCAAGCTGCTGGAACAACAAGCGCGCTATGCGCGTTTCCAGAACGCGACGTACAAGCTTGAACCCAACGTCAAGGAAGCGCCGGGCGGCCTGAGAGACTTGCATCTGATCGGCTGGATCGGCGCGGCGCTGGGCCTGGGCAACAACTGGCGCAAGCTGGCCGCGCTGGGCATGCTCACGCATGAAGAAAGCCAGAAGCTGCGCCGGGCAGAGCGCGTGTTGCGTTGCATCCGCATCCAGTTGCACTGGACGGCCAAACGCCACGAAGACCGTATCCTGTTCGACTACCAGAACCCGATGGCTGCGGATTTTGGTTACGTCGACAACCAGAAACAGCGCGCCAGCGAACAATTGATGGCGCAGTACTATCTGGCTGCGCGCATTGTCACGCAGCTCACGCCGCTGCTGGTGCGGGCCTTGCGCACACAGATCTTTTCGCAGATCGGGGTTGAAGTCACACCGCTGAACGAGCGCTTCCAGTTGCGCGGCCCGGTGCTGGAAATCACCCGTCCGGATGTGTTCCAGCAAGACCCGTCGGCCATCCTGGAACTGTTCCTTGTTTTCGAGCAGGAAAACTACGCGGCGGATATTGCGCCGGAAACCTTGCGCGCACTGTGGCATGCCCGTGCCCGGATCGACGATGAATTTCGCGCCAATCCGCGCAACAAGGCGTTGTTCATCGACCTCTTCCGGCAGCCAGCCGGACTGACGCGCATCATGCGGCGCATGAACCAGTACGGTGTGCTGGGGCGTTATATTCCCGAGTTCGGCAAGATCGTCGGCCGTATGCAGCATGACCTGTTTCATGTTTACACGGTGGACGAGCACACGCTGATGGTGCTGCGCAACGTGCGGCGTTTTGCCGTTGCCGCATTCACGCACGAATACCCCTTCTGTTCACGCCTGATTGCCGAGTTTGAACGGCCGGAAGCGCTCTATATTGCGGCGCTGTTCCACGACATCGGCAAGGGTCGGGGTGGCGATCACTCTGAACTGGGCGAGAAGATCGCCGCTGAGTTCTGCAATGAACACCCGCTTGATGCGCAGGACCGCAAGCTGATTCCGTGGCTGGTGAAGCATCACCTTGTCATGTCGTCATTCGCGCAAAAGCGTGACGTGTACGATCCGGAAGTGGTGGAAGAATTTGCCAATCTGGTGGGCGATCAACGCCATCTGGTCGCGCTCTATCTGCTGACCGTGGCCGACATCCGCGGCACCAGCCCGAAAGTGTGGAACGCCTGGAAAGCCAAGCTGCTGGAAGACCTGTACAAAGCCACCCAGCGCTTTCTCAGTGCCCGTAGCGTACCCGTGCAAACCTGGCTGGAAGACCGGCAATCTGAAGCGTTGCGCCTGTTGCGCCTGTACGGGCTGCGTGACGATGCCCATCAGGCCTTCTGGGATCAACTGGACACCATCTACTTCTTGCGTCACGACGCACGTGAGATTGCGTGGCACACACGGCAATTGTTCTCCCGCATTGATACCGATGTCCCGGTGGTGCGCGCCAAATTGTCCGAGTCAGGCGAAGGCCTGCAAGTCATGGTGTACACCAAAGACGCCGCCGACCTGTTTGCCCGCATCTGCGCTTTCTTTGAAAAAGCGGGTTACTCGATCTTTGACGCGCACATTCACACCACCCGGCACGGTTACGCGCTGGACAGTTTTTATGTGTACATCCCGGATCACCAGAAAGATGGCTACCGCGATCTGATCGGTTATGTGGAATATGAACTGGCCAACCAGATTGCCCGCCAGGCACCGTTAACTGCACCGGGCAAAGCGCGGTTGTCGCGGCAACTCAAGCATTTCCCGATCCAGCCCCGCGTGGAAATCAGTGCCGATGAGCGCGGCGGCAAATATCAGGTGTTGTCGATTACCGCCGGCGACCGGACTGGTTTGCTGTCGACCATTGCCGGCATTCTGGCGGCCAACCGGATCGAGATCCAGTCGGCCAAGATCATGACGCTGGGCGAGCGCGCCGAAGATAACTTCCTGATCTCTGGCCAGATTCTGGGCGATGAGCGCGCGGTACGGCACCTGGAAGGCGATCTGCTGGCGGCACTGCAGTTGTAA
- the ppsR gene encoding posphoenolpyruvate synthetase regulatory kinase/phosphorylase PpsR: protein MPRTAFFVSDRTGITAEMLGHSLLTQFDDVNFRRIALPFIDTPEKAHEAAARIREQAAADQCRPIVFTTMVDESLRKITHVPEALTLDFFEIFISPLEQELGRESSHTVGRSHGISNFEEYKTRIDAVNFAISHDDGVMPRDLNEADIILIGVSRSAKTPTCLYLALQYGIKAANYPLTPEDFGAHTLPRLLLPYRTKLFGLTIDPDRLAQIREERKPGSRYAALDNCQFEVSEAEALMRHVGVPYLSSTTRSIEELATTIMHRTGLTRRTF, encoded by the coding sequence ATGCCGCGTACCGCGTTTTTTGTCTCAGACCGCACCGGGATTACCGCAGAAATGCTCGGGCATTCGCTGCTGACGCAATTTGATGACGTCAATTTCCGCCGCATTGCCCTGCCGTTTATCGATACGCCGGAAAAGGCGCATGAAGCGGCCGCCCGCATTCGCGAGCAGGCCGCTGCCGATCAATGCCGCCCGATTGTTTTTACCACCATGGTGGATGAATCGCTGCGCAAGATTACCCATGTGCCAGAGGCGCTGACGCTGGATTTCTTTGAAATCTTTATCAGTCCGCTGGAACAGGAATTGGGGCGCGAATCCTCGCATACCGTTGGCCGTTCGCACGGTATTTCCAATTTTGAAGAATACAAAACGCGGATTGACGCCGTTAATTTTGCCATTAGCCATGACGACGGCGTAATGCCGCGCGATTTGAACGAAGCCGACATTATCCTGATTGGCGTTTCACGCTCGGCCAAAACCCCCACTTGTCTGTATCTGGCGCTGCAATACGGTATCAAGGCTGCCAATTACCCGCTGACACCGGAAGACTTTGGCGCGCATACCCTGCCGCGCTTGTTGCTGCCGTATCGCACCAAACTGTTCGGGCTGACGATTGACCCTGACCGCCTGGCGCAAATCCGCGAAGAACGCAAACCGGGCAGCCGCTACGCCGCGCTGGATAACTGCCAGTTCGAGGTGTCCGAGGCCGAAGCGCTGATGCGCCATGTCGGCGTCCCGTATCTGAGTTCGACCACGCGTTCGATTGAAGAACTGGCCACCACCATCATGCATCGCACCGGTCTGACGCGACGCACTTTCTGA
- the ppsA gene encoding phosphoenolpyruvate synthase — protein MNATPNHDVTATGNAQVIDFAQLRMHQVEQVGGKNASLGEMISQLAGKGVRVPGGFATTADAYRQFLAHEGLAGRIDAALEGLDVDNVKALATVGKQIREWIVATPFPKALEDEIAEHYARLGDNVTVAVRSSATAEDLPDASFAGQQETFLNIQGFENILHAIKEVFASLYNDRAISYRVHKGFDHKLVALSAGVQRMVRSDKGAAGVMFSIDTETGFDQVVFVTASYGLGETVVQGAVNPDEFYVHKPTLQAGRPAIVRKHLGGKAIKMEFNTEAVAGKSVRTVEVDPAERRAFSVTDAEVEELAQYALTIEQHYGRPMDIEWGRDGVDGKLYILQARPETVKSQEQAADKLTKFRMQERSTVLTEGRAIGQKIGAGKVRIIRDVTEMDRVQPGDILVSDMTDPDWEPVMKRAAAIVTNRGGRTCHAAIIARELGIPAVVGCGDATQVLREGDEVTVSCAEGDSGYVYQGLLKFERVDVSLAQMPKSPVKLMMNVGNPELAFEFCQLPNEGVGLARLEFIINRMIGVHPKALLAYPNLEPGLKAKVEERIAGYRSAVDFYVDKIAEGIATLAAAFWPRKVIVRLSDFKSNEYANLLGGPQYEPHEENPMLGFRGASRYIDPSFRDCFELECRAAKKVRDVMGLTNVELMIPFVRTLAEAEKVIDLLAENGLKRGENGLRVIMMCEIPSNAVLADRFLDYFDGFSIGSNDMTQLTLGIDRDSGGPVSASFDERNEAVKAMLSMAIKACRARGKYVGICGQGPSDHPDLAQWLVEQEIETISLNPDTVIETWLLLAGEKAVIK, from the coding sequence ATGAACGCCACTCCGAACCACGACGTCACCGCAACCGGCAACGCGCAAGTGATCGACTTTGCACAACTGCGCATGCATCAGGTTGAACAGGTTGGCGGCAAGAACGCATCCCTGGGGGAAATGATCTCCCAACTGGCCGGCAAAGGCGTGCGTGTGCCTGGTGGTTTTGCCACAACGGCAGATGCGTACCGTCAGTTCCTGGCGCATGAGGGCCTTGCCGGCCGCATCGACGCCGCGCTTGAAGGGCTGGATGTCGACAACGTCAAGGCGCTGGCCACGGTCGGCAAGCAGATTCGCGAGTGGATTGTTGCCACGCCGTTCCCCAAAGCGCTGGAAGACGAAATCGCTGAACACTACGCCAGACTGGGCGACAACGTGACCGTCGCCGTGCGCTCGTCGGCCACCGCAGAAGATTTGCCGGATGCCTCGTTTGCCGGCCAGCAAGAGACCTTCCTCAACATTCAGGGCTTCGAGAACATCCTGCATGCAATCAAGGAAGTGTTCGCTTCGCTCTACAACGACCGGGCGATCTCTTACCGCGTGCACAAAGGTTTTGATCACAAGCTGGTGGCACTGTCGGCGGGGGTTCAGCGCATGGTGCGTTCCGACAAGGGCGCTGCCGGGGTGATGTTCTCGATCGACACCGAAACCGGGTTCGACCAGGTGGTGTTCGTGACCGCCTCTTATGGTCTGGGTGAAACCGTGGTGCAGGGCGCGGTGAACCCGGATGAGTTCTACGTGCACAAGCCAACGCTGCAAGCCGGCCGCCCGGCGATTGTGCGCAAGCATCTGGGTGGCAAGGCCATCAAGATGGAATTCAACACCGAGGCGGTCGCCGGCAAGTCCGTGCGTACTGTCGAGGTTGATCCGGCCGAACGCCGCGCGTTCTCGGTGACGGATGCCGAAGTGGAAGAACTGGCGCAGTACGCGCTCACCATTGAACAACACTATGGCCGCCCGATGGATATCGAGTGGGGCCGTGACGGCGTCGACGGCAAGTTGTACATCCTGCAAGCGCGCCCGGAAACCGTGAAATCGCAAGAACAGGCCGCCGACAAGCTGACCAAGTTCCGCATGCAGGAACGCAGCACGGTGCTGACTGAAGGCCGCGCTATTGGCCAGAAGATTGGTGCTGGCAAGGTGCGGATCATCCGTGATGTGACTGAAATGGACCGCGTGCAGCCGGGCGACATTCTGGTCTCGGACATGACCGACCCGGACTGGGAACCGGTGATGAAGCGTGCTGCCGCGATTGTGACCAATCGGGGCGGGCGGACTTGCCACGCTGCCATCATTGCGCGCGAACTGGGCATTCCGGCCGTGGTCGGCTGTGGCGATGCCACCCAGGTGCTGCGTGAAGGCGATGAAGTCACCGTCTCCTGCGCCGAAGGCGATAGCGGCTACGTTTACCAGGGGTTGCTCAAGTTCGAGCGCGTTGATGTCTCGCTGGCGCAAATGCCCAAGTCGCCGGTGAAGCTGATGATGAACGTCGGCAACCCGGAACTGGCGTTCGAATTCTGCCAGTTGCCCAATGAAGGCGTGGGTCTGGCGCGGCTGGAATTCATCATCAACCGCATGATCGGTGTGCACCCGAAAGCCTTGCTGGCGTACCCGAACCTGGAGCCGGGCCTGAAGGCCAAGGTAGAAGAGCGCATTGCCGGTTACCGCTCTGCGGTGGATTTTTACGTCGACAAGATTGCTGAAGGTATCGCCACACTGGCCGCCGCCTTCTGGCCGCGCAAGGTGATCGTGCGCCTGTCGGACTTCAAGTCCAACGAATACGCCAACTTGCTGGGCGGCCCGCAGTACGAACCGCACGAAGAAAACCCCATGCTGGGTTTCCGGGGTGCCTCGCGCTACATTGACCCGTCGTTCCGCGACTGTTTCGAGCTGGAATGCCGCGCTGCCAAAAAAGTGCGTGATGTCATGGGCCTCACCAACGTGGAACTGATGATCCCGTTTGTGCGCACGCTGGCCGAAGCGGAAAAGGTGATCGACCTGCTGGCCGAAAACGGCCTCAAGCGTGGCGAGAACGGCCTGCGCGTGATCATGATGTGCGAGATCCCGTCCAACGCCGTGCTGGCAGACCGTTTCCTGGATTATTTCGACGGCTTCTCGATCGGCTCTAACGACATGACGCAGCTGACGCTGGGCATTGACCGCGACTCTGGCGGCCCGGTATCGGCCTCGTTCGATGAGCGCAACGAGGCCGTGAAAGCCATGTTGTCGATGGCGATCAAGGCCTGCCGCGCCCGGGGCAAGTATGTCGGCATCTGCGGTCAGGGCCCGTCGGATCACCCGGATCTGGCGCAATGGCTGGTTGAGCAGGAGATTGAGACCATCTCGCTGAACCCGGATACGGTGATCGAGACCTGGTTGCTGCTGGCCGGCGAAAAAGCCGTGATCAAGTAA
- the minD gene encoding septum site-determining protein MinD, which translates to MAKIIVVTSGKGGVGKTTTSASFASGLALRGFKTAVIDFDVGLRNLDLIMGCERRVVYDFVNVIQGEATLRQALIKDKNCDNLFILPASQTRDKEALSKEGVEKVLKELTHDGFDYIICDSPAGIETGAFLALYFADEAIVTTNPEVSSVRDSDRIIGILDAKSRKAEEGGSVKTHLLITRYSPKRVDSGEMLSLDDVQHLLRISLIGVIPESETVLQASNAGTPAIHNEGTDVSEAYKDVVARFLGEDKPLRFIEVPKQPFWKRLFGG; encoded by the coding sequence GTGGCCAAAATCATTGTTGTCACCTCCGGCAAGGGCGGCGTGGGTAAAACCACCACCAGCGCCAGCTTTGCATCCGGGCTTGCGTTGCGCGGTTTCAAGACTGCCGTGATCGATTTTGACGTGGGCCTGCGTAACCTTGACCTGATCATGGGTTGCGAGCGCCGTGTGGTGTATGACTTCGTCAACGTCATTCAGGGTGAAGCCACCCTGCGCCAGGCGCTGATCAAGGACAAGAACTGCGACAACCTGTTCATCCTGCCGGCCTCGCAAACCCGCGACAAGGAAGCGCTGTCCAAAGAAGGCGTGGAAAAAGTCCTGAAAGAACTGACCCACGACGGTTTTGACTACATTATCTGCGACAGCCCGGCCGGTATCGAAACCGGTGCTTTCCTGGCGCTGTACTTTGCTGATGAAGCCATTGTCACAACCAACCCGGAAGTCTCTTCGGTGCGTGACTCTGACCGCATCATCGGTATTCTGGACGCCAAGTCCAGAAAGGCCGAAGAAGGCGGTTCGGTCAAGACGCACCTGTTGATCACCCGTTACTCACCCAAGCGCGTGGATAGCGGCGAGATGCTGTCGCTGGATGACGTGCAACACCTCTTGCGCATTTCGCTGATCGGGGTGATTCCGGAATCGGAAACCGTGCTGCAGGCCTCCAACGCGGGTACACCGGCCATTCACAACGAAGGCACGGATGTTTCGGAGGCCTACAAGGACGTCGTCGCCCGTTTCCTGGGCGAAGACAAGCCGCTGCGTTTCATTGAAGTACCGAAGCAGCCGTTCTGGAAGCGGTTGTTCGGAGGTTAA
- the minC gene encoding septum site-determining protein MinC — protein sequence MSRSRSEASAFEFKNIGLKLLTFVPATTDITALEAALAAKLGGRDHMLTGDQLAIDFNQLPQTPSTAEVTAMINVLRQFSLQPIGAYGGNEAQQIAAREAGLVVLSDEGVSLPAAAPAPAPAAPVVAERTPTMIITRPVRTGQQVYAKDADLIVMALVSNGAEVIADGNIHVYAPLRGRALAGARGDANARIFTTCMEAELVSIAGVYRTLDESLPASLKSKPAQVLLNEDKLVIETLTLS from the coding sequence ATGTCCCGATCCCGTAGCGAAGCCTCTGCTTTTGAATTCAAGAATATCGGGCTCAAACTGCTGACCTTTGTGCCAGCCACCACCGATATCACCGCCCTGGAAGCCGCATTGGCAGCCAAGCTGGGCGGCCGGGATCACATGCTCACTGGCGACCAGCTTGCCATTGATTTCAACCAGTTACCGCAAACCCCCAGCACCGCCGAAGTGACGGCCATGATCAATGTGCTGCGCCAGTTCAGCCTGCAGCCTATTGGCGCGTATGGCGGCAATGAGGCCCAGCAGATCGCCGCGCGTGAAGCCGGCCTGGTGGTGCTGTCCGATGAAGGCGTCAGCCTGCCCGCGGCGGCCCCTGCACCAGCGCCTGCTGCGCCGGTAGTGGCCGAGCGTACGCCGACCATGATCATCACCCGCCCGGTGCGTACCGGCCAGCAGGTGTATGCCAAAGATGCCGACCTGATCGTGATGGCGCTGGTTTCCAATGGCGCCGAAGTCATCGCCGACGGCAACATCCACGTGTATGCGCCGTTACGCGGCCGTGCGCTGGCTGGTGCCCGTGGTGATGCCAATGCCCGTATTTTCACCACCTGCATGGAAGCGGAGCTTGTTTCCATTGCCGGTGTCTATCGCACGCTGGACGAATCACTGCCGGCCTCGCTCAAATCGAAGCCGGCACAAGTGTTGCTAAACGAAGACAAACTCGTGATTGAAACACTGACGCTGTCGTAG
- the minE gene encoding cell division topological specificity factor MinE: MSILSYFFGEKKKTANVARERLQIILAHERAGRDAPDYLPQLQKELIDVISKYVAINADDIKVQLEKKDDFEVLEVNIVLPEPARR, translated from the coding sequence ATGTCGATCCTGAGCTATTTCTTTGGCGAGAAGAAAAAAACCGCCAACGTGGCGCGAGAGCGTCTGCAAATCATTCTGGCGCATGAACGCGCCGGCCGTGATGCGCCGGACTATCTGCCCCAGTTGCAAAAAGAGTTGATCGACGTCATCTCCAAATATGTCGCCATCAACGCCGATGACATCAAGGTACAACTCGAAAAGAAAGATGATTTCGAGGTACTGGAAGTGAACATCGTATTGCCTGAACCCGCACGCCGCTAA